The nucleotide sequence CCTGTCCCGGGACGGGCACGGCTCGATCACGCCCGCGCTGCCCCGGAGCCCGTCATGACCATCCGGGAGGAGCGGCGATGACCCGGCAGTTCTTCGGCGTCTACCGGGGCACGGTGGAGCAGAACGTGGACCCGATGCTGCGTGGGCGGGTGCAGGTCTCCGTCCCGAAGGTGCTCGGCGACGGCCGGTTGGCCTGGGCCGAGCCGTGCGTGCCCTACGCCGGCAACGGCGTGGGCGGGTTCAACCTTCCGCCGGTGGGCGCCGCCGCCTGGGTGGCGTTCGAGGGCGGCAACCCCGACTACCCCGTCCTGCTGGGCTGCTACTGGCAGCTCGGCGAGTCGCCGGCGCCCGGGCTGCCGCAGCAGCGGGTGTTCCAGTCCGACTCGGTCAGCGTCACGGTCAGCGACCTGCCCATGGTGGGTGGCCTGACCATCGAGGTGGGGCCGCCGGCCGTGCTCATCCCGCTCAAGGTGGTGCTCGGCTCCGGCGGGATCGAACTGTCCACGGGGGCCACCAAGGTCGTCCTCGACGGTGTGCGGGTCTCGGTCAACGACGGCGCGCTGGAGGTGATGTGATGCCCGGACCCCTCGTCCACCAGGGCGCAGTGGTGATCTGCGCGCACGGCGGCCAGGCCATGCCGACGGTGCCCAACCCCCGGGTACGCGTCGGCGGGCAGGCCACCGTGCTGCTCGCCACGCCGTGGACGGTGGCGGCGTGCCCGTTCCCGCCGGTCTCCGGCGGCCCCTGCGTGACCAGCGTGTGGAGCGTCGGCAGTGTCCGGGTGCGCTCCATGGGGCAGCCCCTCGTGCTGGCGAGCGGGCTGGCCACCTGCGCGCCGACCGGGGTGCCGCTTGCCGTGACCGCCAGCCAGTTCCGGGCGGTGGCGACGTGAGCACGGGCCGGCACGTCGGCTTCCCGCTGCGCGTCGGCGGTCGCGGCCGCACGGCCCTGGTCGGCGACGAGGACTACCTGCGCGGCCTCGTCGAGGCGGTCCTCTTCACCCGCCCCGGCGAGCGGGTCAACCGGCCGGAATTCGGCAGCGGCGTCGACCGGCTGGTCTTCGCCCCGGCCGGCGACGAACTGGCGCACGCCACCCGCGCGCTGGTGCACGGGGCGCTGCAACGGTGGCTCGGCGACCTCGTGCAGATCGACGACGTGCGGGTCGAGGCGGCGGACGCCCAGCTGCGGGTGACCGTCAGCTACGTGCCGCTGGTCGCCGGGACGGCCGTCGGCGAGCGCCGCAGCCTCACCGTCGTGGGCGGCACCCCGTGACCGCGCCGCTGCTCGACCGGGAGGCCCGCCGGGCGCTCGTCGAGGGGGAGAGCACCCTCGACGGCATCGACCACGTCGAGGTGCTGTCGAACCGTCCCGGCACCCCGGGGCACGTGCCCGGCGCGCCCCGCCAGCGCACCCTGCTCGTGCACCTACTGCGCGGCGCGGTCCCCGCCGACCTCGACGCCGGCCGGGTCCGCGTCCTCGGCGGGGTGCGCGTCGACCCGCGGGTCAACCCTGTGCGGGTGCTCTGGGCGTACCCGACGAACGTCGTGGCGGCCGGGGCGCCGCCCGGCGTGACCGCGGCCGACCGGACCCTCGTGACGGGGGCGGTGCCGGCGCCCGAGCGGGCCCGGGTGCTCGTGGTACGCACCTCCTCCAGTGGGGACTGGTCCAGCTACCTGCTCGCCCTCACCGGCCCGGGCGGCGAGGGCTTCCCGGCCGGCTTCGACGAGCCGCTGGCCACCTGCCCGTTCGCCTTCGCCGTCGACTGCCCCGACGAGCTGGACTGCCGGCCCGACGACGGCTGCCCGCCGGTGCCCGCCACCACCCCCGCCCTGGACTACCTGGCCCGCGACTACACCGGGCTGCGCACCCGGCTGCTCGACCGGCTCGCCGTGCTGCTGCCCGGCTGGACCGACCGCAACGCCGCCGACCCGCTGGTCACCCTCGCCGAGCTGTTCGCGTACGTGGGGGACCGGCTCACCTACCGGCAGGACGCGATCGCCGCCGAGGCGCACCTGGCCACCGCGCGGCTGCGCCCCTCGGTGCGCCGGCACGCCCGCCTGCTCGACTACCGGATGCACGACGGCTGCGCGGCCCGGACATGGCTGGCGTTCCGCACGGCCGCGCCGCTGACCCTGCCGGCACGTACGCCGGTCGCCGGGGCCGAGGACTCGCTGCCGCCGGACGCCGGGGTCGAGGTCGCCGTGGACGCCGGCGCCACCGTCTTCGAGACCCTCGCCCCGGTGGCGCTGCGCCCCGCCCGCAACCAGCTCGACCTGCACGCCTGGGGTGACCCGGATGCCTGCCTGCCCGTCGGCGCGACGAGCGGCTGGCTCCGGCACCCGGCCGGCGCCGACCCACAGCTGCGCGCCGGCGACATGCTCGTCCTCGCGCCCGTCGACGAGACCGGGACCGTGGTGGGCGACGAGGGCCGCCGGCAGGCCGTCCGGCTCGACCGTGACCCGGTCACCCGCGCCGACCCGCTCGCCCCCGCCGGCACGATCGTCCGCGAGCTGCACTGGGCCGCCGAGGACGCCCTGGCGGTCCCGCTGCCGGTGGCCCGCCGGGCCGCGGACGGCAGCGCCGCCCCGGCCGCCGTGGCCCTCGCCAACGTCGCGCTCGCCGAGCACGCCGCCGCGCTGCCCCCGCGCGGGCTGCTGCCGCCGCAGGCCCCCGCCGACGGCCCGTACCGGCCGCGGCTGCCCACCGGGCGGCACCCGGTGGCCTGGACCGACGCGGTCGTGGACGGACGCAGCGCTGCCGCCGCGCTGCGCCCCGACCCACGCCGCGCGCTGCCCGCCGTGCTGCTCGACGACGGCAGCCGCACCTGGACGCCCGTGCCGGACCTGCTGGCCAGCGGGCGGCTGGACCCGCACGTGGTGGCCGAACCGGAGACCACCGGCGTGCTGCGGCTGCGCACCGGCGACGGGATCAACGGTCGCCGCCCGGCGCCCGGCGTCACGCTCACCGCCTGGCCCCGGGTGGGCGGCGGCACCGCCGGCAACGTCGGCGCCGACGTCCTCACCCTGCCGCTGCCCACCGCGGCGTGGGCGGTGCCGGCCGGGGTGAGCGTCAGCAACCCGCTCCCGGCCACCGGCGGGGTCGATCCCGAGTCGGTCGACGAGGTGAAGGAGCTGGCCCCGTACGCGTTCCGCACCCAGCTCCGCGCCGTCACCAGCGCCGACCATGCGACCACGGCGGAGGAGAACCCGGGCGTGCAGCGCGCGGTGGCCCGGCGCCGCTGGACCGGCTCCTGGTACGCCCAGGAGGTCACCCTCGACCCGGTGGCCCGCCGGGCCGGTGACCCCGCGCTCGCCGCCGAGGTGGCCGCCCTGCTCGACGTACGCCGGCTGGCCGGCACCGACGTGGAGCTGGCGCCGCCCGCGCACGTCCCGCTGGAGATCGTCCTCGGGATCTGCGTCGCCGACGGCCACCTCGCCGCCGACGTGGAACGCCGGCTGCGCGCCGAACTGTCCAACCGGGTGCTGCCCGACGGGCGGCTCGGCTTCTTCCACCCCGACCGGCTCACCTTCGGCCAGTCCCTGTACGTGTCCGACCTCGTCGCCGCCGTCATGGCCGTGCCCGGTGTCGGGTACGTCGAGGTGGCCGACGACGACGCCACCGGCCTGCGGTTCCGCCGCCTCGGCCGCCCGTCCGCCGGGGAGGTCACCCGCGGCCGGATCGACGCCGCCGCCCGCGAGGTGCTGCGCGCCGACAGCGACCCGAGCAACCCGGAGTACGGCCGGGTCGCCTTCCACCTGCGCGGTGGCGCGTGAACTGCGGCTGCGGCGGCGGCTGCGGATGCGACCCGCTGCGCCCGCCCGCGCCCGAGGTGACCAACCCGCCCGGCCAGCCCGCCCTGGCCTGGCGGGTCGCCCCGCACAGCCACGCCCTGGCCCGGATGCGGGCCGCGCTCGCCGACCCGGGCCTGCCCGCCGGGGTGCGGGCCGTGGCCGGGCAGGACGCCGACGACCCGATGCTGGCGCTGCTCGACGCCGCCGCCGTGATGACCGACGTGGTCTCCTTCTACACCGAGCGGATCGCCCAGGAGGCGTACCTGCGCACGGCCACCGAGCTGACCTCGGTGCGGCACCTCGCCGGCATGATCGGCTACCAGCCGCGCCCCGGTGTCGCCGCCGCCGTGGACATCGCCTTCGACGTCGAGGACGCGCCGGGCGCACCGTCGCAGGTGGACGTGCCCGCCGGCACCCCGGTGCAGTCGGTGCCCGGGCAGGGCGAGCTGCCGCAGACCTTCGAGACCGGCGCCGACCTGCGCGCGTACGCGGCGTGGAATGCGGTCCCCGGCGCCACGGCCGGGCCGCAGGAGATCGACTTCGCGACCGACGCGATCTGGCTGCGCGGCACCGCGCTCGGCGTACGGGCCGGCGACGGCGTGCTGGTGGTCGGCGCCGAACGCCGCCGCTACGGGCGCACCCCCGCGCACAGCCGGGCCGCCGCCGACGGGCGGCGCGACGACGAGCGGTGGGACTTCCGCATCGTCACGGCCGTCGAGGAGGGCCCGCCCGGCCTGGCCGGCTGGACCCGGCTGGCCCTCGCCGAGCGGGTCGGCTGGCGGCGGTCGATGCCGCTGACCGCCGAGGAGGACGTGCAGGTGCACGCCTTCGCCACCCGGACCAACCTGTTCGGCTGGAACGCGCCGATGGCGGGCCTGCTCGCCGGCAACGACCCGCCGCCACCCGGCATCACCAACGGCGAGTGGGACGACATCGACAACCCGTTCCCGCCCGGCGACCCGCCTCCCGCCGACGTGGTCGAGGTCGACGGCGACCATCCCCGGATGGTGCCCGGCTCCTGGCTGCTGCTCGAACGCCCCGACCGCCGCGAGCTGTACGCCGTCGAGGCGGCCGCCCCGGCCGGCGACTCCCGGTTCGGGGTCAGCGGCCGGACCACCCGGCTGCGCGTCGACATCACCGAGAGGCTGCGCACCTTCGGCCGGCGGGACACCCTCGTGCGCGGCGAGTCCCGTCCCCTGCCGGCGGCGGAGCGGCCCCTCGTGGAGCCGGTCGGTGGGCGGCGGCTCACCCTGGTCGCCACCGACCCGCCGCTGCCCGCCGGCCGCCGCGTGGTGGTCACCGGGTTCCCGCCCGGTGGCCCGCCCGCCGACCCGCTCGTCGCGGCGGCCACCGCGCCCCCGCTCGCCGAGACCGCGGTGGTGCTCGCCTGCACGGTCGCCGCCGACGGCCGGAGCATGACCGTCGACCTGGACCGCGACCTCACCTCCCAATACGATCCGCGCGGCCTGCGGGTGCGCGGCAACGTCGCCGCGGCCACCCACGGCGAGACCGTCGTCCAGCCGCTCGGCAGCGGCGACCCCACGCTCGCGTTCCAGCGGACGCGCACCCGGCGCGGCCCGCTCACCCACGTCCGGGACGACAGCCCTGCCGGCGCCCGCAGCACCCTGGAGGTCCGGGTCGACGGGGTGCGCTGGGAGCCGGTGCCCGCACTGGACACCGCCGGCCCGGGCGACCGGGTGCACACCGAACGGCTCGACGACGAGGGCCTGGCCACGGTCACCACCGGCGACGGCCGGCACGGCGCCCGGCTGCCCGGCGGGGTGGAGAACGTCGTCGCCACCTACCGGGTCGGGGTCGGCGCCGCCGGCGCGGTACGGGCCGGCCAGCTCAGCATCCTGCCCCGCCGCCCGTACGGGGTGCGGGCCGCCGCCAACCCCGCCCCGGCCCGCGACTGGGCCGACCCCGAGCAGCTCGACGCGGCGCGGGCGCACGCCCCGCTGCGGATCCGCACCCTGGACCGGGCGGTCTCGGTGGCCGACCACGAGGACTTCGCGGCCGGCTTCGCCGGGATCACCCTGGCCCGTGCCGACGACGTGTGGGACGGCCGGGAACAGGTCGTCGTCGTCTCCGCGCTCGGCGCGGCAGCCGGCGGCGGGGCCGCCCCGGCCGGGCCGGAGCTGGTCGCCGCGCTGCGCGCCGCCCTGGTGGCCGCCCGGGACCCCGGCACCCGGCTCGCCGTGCTCGCCGGGGAGACCGTCCCGTTCGGACTGCACGTCGACCTCGCACACGACCCCGCGTACCCGCGCACCGACGTGGAGGCCGCCGTGCGCGCCGCCCTCGCAGCCGCGTACACGCCGCCGGCGCTGGGCTTCGCCACCGGCGTGGTCGCCTCCCGGACCCTGGTCACGGTCCGGGCCGTGCCCGGGGTACGCGCCTGCACCCTGCCCCGGCTGGCCGCGCCGCCCGGCGGGGCTCCGGTCGACCTGCTGGCCGCGCTGCCCGGCCGGTTCGCCGGCACGCTGCGCCCTGCCCAGGTGCTCGCCCTCGCCGAGGTGACGATCGGGGTGATGTCGTGACCGACACCGCGCTGCGCCGGCTGCTCGACCTCGTGCCGGTGCACCTGCTCGCCCGCGACGCCCAGGCCGACGGCGGCACCGGGCCGCTCACCGCGCTGCTCTCGGCCGTGGCCGGCGAGCTGGAGCTGCTGGAGGCCGACCTCGACCGGCTGCACGACGGGTTCTTCGTCGAGACCTGCGCCGAGTGGCTCGTGCCGTACCTCGCCGACCTGGTCGGCCTCGCCGAGCTGCCACCCGACCTCGGCGTCACGGTGAGCCGGCGGGCCCTCGTCGCCAACACCGTCGCCTACCGCCGCCGCAAGGGCACCGTGGCCGTGCTGGAGCAGGTCGCCCGGGACGTCACCGGCTGGCCGGCCCGCGCCGTCGAGCATCACCCGCTGCTGGTGGGCGCCACCCACGTCAACCACGTCCGCCCCGACCGGCCGGCCACCGTCTCGCTGCGCGGCGCCGCCCGGATCGAGGCCGCCGCCGTGGTGAGCCCGCCCGGGCCGCGCGGCGCCCTCGACCCGCTCACCCACACCGCCGAGGTACGCCGCATCCCCACCCGCCGCGGCCGCTACGGCATCGACCACGTGGCCGTGCACCTGTTCCCCACGCAGGCGTACGAGGTGGGCGCCCCCGAGGCCGACCCGCCGGCCGGCCCGAACGGCGGCTGGTCCGCCGCCCGCGCCGACGGCGGCCACTGGACGTTCGACCCGCTGGGCCGGGCCGTGCCCCTGTACGCCCCGCCCCGCCGCGAGGAGGCCGTCGAGCGGCTCGCCACCGAGGCGGACCTGCCCGTGCCGCTGCGGCCGCGCCGGCTGCTCGACCTGCTCGGCCAGGCCCGCGCCGGCGCCCTGGCGGCGACCGCGCTGCCGCTCGGCGTACGGCTGCGGGTCGGCGGCGTCGACCAGCCCGACCTGACCGCCGACCGGATCCGGGTCTGCCACTTGGAGAATCTCGCCCCCGGCGCGGCACCGCAGGTGATGGTCGACCCGGTGGCCGGCCGGCTGAAGGTCTACGCGCCGGCCGCCCCCGACGCGGTGTTCGTCCGCTACGCCTACGGCGGCCT is from Micromonospora terminaliae and encodes:
- a CDS encoding putative baseplate assembly protein, translated to MTAPLLDREARRALVEGESTLDGIDHVEVLSNRPGTPGHVPGAPRQRTLLVHLLRGAVPADLDAGRVRVLGGVRVDPRVNPVRVLWAYPTNVVAAGAPPGVTAADRTLVTGAVPAPERARVLVVRTSSSGDWSSYLLALTGPGGEGFPAGFDEPLATCPFAFAVDCPDELDCRPDDGCPPVPATTPALDYLARDYTGLRTRLLDRLAVLLPGWTDRNAADPLVTLAELFAYVGDRLTYRQDAIAAEAHLATARLRPSVRRHARLLDYRMHDGCAARTWLAFRTAAPLTLPARTPVAGAEDSLPPDAGVEVAVDAGATVFETLAPVALRPARNQLDLHAWGDPDACLPVGATSGWLRHPAGADPQLRAGDMLVLAPVDETGTVVGDEGRRQAVRLDRDPVTRADPLAPAGTIVRELHWAAEDALAVPLPVARRAADGSAAPAAVALANVALAEHAAALPPRGLLPPQAPADGPYRPRLPTGRHPVAWTDAVVDGRSAAAALRPDPRRALPAVLLDDGSRTWTPVPDLLASGRLDPHVVAEPETTGVLRLRTGDGINGRRPAPGVTLTAWPRVGGGTAGNVGADVLTLPLPTAAWAVPAGVSVSNPLPATGGVDPESVDEVKELAPYAFRTQLRAVTSADHATTAEENPGVQRAVARRRWTGSWYAQEVTLDPVARRAGDPALAAEVAALLDVRRLAGTDVELAPPAHVPLEIVLGICVADGHLAADVERRLRAELSNRVLPDGRLGFFHPDRLTFGQSLYVSDLVAAVMAVPGVGYVEVADDDATGLRFRRLGRPSAGEVTRGRIDAAAREVLRADSDPSNPEYGRVAFHLRGGA
- a CDS encoding GPW/gp25 family protein, with the protein product MSTGRHVGFPLRVGGRGRTALVGDEDYLRGLVEAVLFTRPGERVNRPEFGSGVDRLVFAPAGDELAHATRALVHGALQRWLGDLVQIDDVRVEAADAQLRVTVSYVPLVAGTAVGERRSLTVVGGTP
- a CDS encoding phage baseplate assembly protein V; translation: MTRQFFGVYRGTVEQNVDPMLRGRVQVSVPKVLGDGRLAWAEPCVPYAGNGVGGFNLPPVGAAAWVAFEGGNPDYPVLLGCYWQLGESPAPGLPQQRVFQSDSVSVTVSDLPMVGGLTIEVGPPAVLIPLKVVLGSGGIELSTGATKVVLDGVRVSVNDGALEVM
- a CDS encoding baseplate J/gp47 family protein, whose amino-acid sequence is MNCGCGGGCGCDPLRPPAPEVTNPPGQPALAWRVAPHSHALARMRAALADPGLPAGVRAVAGQDADDPMLALLDAAAVMTDVVSFYTERIAQEAYLRTATELTSVRHLAGMIGYQPRPGVAAAVDIAFDVEDAPGAPSQVDVPAGTPVQSVPGQGELPQTFETGADLRAYAAWNAVPGATAGPQEIDFATDAIWLRGTALGVRAGDGVLVVGAERRRYGRTPAHSRAAADGRRDDERWDFRIVTAVEEGPPGLAGWTRLALAERVGWRRSMPLTAEEDVQVHAFATRTNLFGWNAPMAGLLAGNDPPPPGITNGEWDDIDNPFPPGDPPPADVVEVDGDHPRMVPGSWLLLERPDRRELYAVEAAAPAGDSRFGVSGRTTRLRVDITERLRTFGRRDTLVRGESRPLPAAERPLVEPVGGRRLTLVATDPPLPAGRRVVVTGFPPGGPPADPLVAAATAPPLAETAVVLACTVAADGRSMTVDLDRDLTSQYDPRGLRVRGNVAAATHGETVVQPLGSGDPTLAFQRTRTRRGPLTHVRDDSPAGARSTLEVRVDGVRWEPVPALDTAGPGDRVHTERLDDEGLATVTTGDGRHGARLPGGVENVVATYRVGVGAAGAVRAGQLSILPRRPYGVRAAANPAPARDWADPEQLDAARAHAPLRIRTLDRAVSVADHEDFAAGFAGITLARADDVWDGREQVVVVSALGAAAGGGAAPAGPELVAALRAALVAARDPGTRLAVLAGETVPFGLHVDLAHDPAYPRTDVEAAVRAALAAAYTPPALGFATGVVASRTLVTVRAVPGVRACTLPRLAAPPGGAPVDLLAALPGRFAGTLRPAQVLALAEVTIGVMS